In the genome of Labrus mixtus chromosome 21, fLabMix1.1, whole genome shotgun sequence, one region contains:
- the LOC132955190 gene encoding inhibitor of nuclear factor kappa-B kinase subunit alpha-like — protein sequence MEKPPFRQNQNCGAWELKERLGMGGFAHVYLYQHRETNEKLAVKMCRLELTPRNKDRWSREIQIMRKLNHINVVAGRDVPEEMMHIALNDLPLLAMEYCSRGDLRKMLSKPENCCGLKESEVLSLLNDVGSGIQYLHENKIIHRDLKPENIVLQDINGKLVHKIIDLGYAKDLDQGSLCTSFVGTLQYLAPELFENQPYTVTVDYWSFGTMIFECSCGFRPFLHNLQPVQWASKVKNKGPKDIMAVEDVNGEVKFSTHLPYPNNLSRTLLEQMESLLQLMLKWDPYRRGGISYEDNKKPMCFEVLEQILSMKVVHILNMTTAQVHSFQLTHDESLHSLHKRIEAETKIEVVNQELLQETGVSLDPRKPAAQCVLDGVRGWDSYIVYLFDRSITKYSGPFSARQLPDKVNTIVQEAKTQLPLVALKKVWGEAVSYICGLKDDYSRLFQGQRAAMLSLLRYNTNLTRCKNSMFGFSQQLKAKLDFFKSSIQYDLEKYSDQMHYGISSEKMLKAWQENEERAAAFAQVAEVSHLDDEIMALHSEIVELQRSPYARRQGDKMEQLEEKAIELYKQLKMKCKTPETDEGSDSSEMVKAIIQTVQNQDKVLKDLYTHLSKILISKQKIIDLFPRIEKTLENIKDADNTVMQMQIKRQREFWHLLKIACAQNSSRSSIAASPESSNLLQVSQWSQSAQPVSSPHPLTSLPGPNDSDAAPRLLQENQKYLSQLTSLMQDAADDQTKSIVDQDWSWTKYETLSTKLKKRNA from the exons ATGGAGAAACCTCCCTTCAGGCAGAACCAAAACTGCGGAGCctgggagctgaaagagaggCTGGGCATGGGAGGGTTCGCTCATGTTTACCTGTACCAGCATCGT GAAACAAACGAAAAACTAGCTGTGAAAATGTGCCGTCTGGAGCTCACACCAAGAAACAAGGACAGATGGAGCCGAGAAATCCAGATCATGAGAAA GTTGAATCACATTAATGTGGTGGCAGGCCGAGACGTCCCTGAGGAAATGATGCACATAGCGCTAAATGATCTTCCACTGCTGGCCATGGAGTACTGCTCGAGGGGAGACCTGAGGAAG ATGCTGAGCAAACCTGAAAACTGCTGCGGTCTGAAAGAGAGTGAAGTTCTCTCGTTACTCAACGATGTTG GATCTGGTATCCAGTATCTGCACGAAAACAAGATCATACACAGAGACCTTAAACCTGAAAACATCGTGCTGCAAGATATCAACGGGAAG ctGGTTCACAAAATCATCGACCTGGGCTATGCCAAAGACCTGGACCAGGGCAGTCTGTGCACCTCCTTTGTTGGCACGCTTCAGTACCTG GCTCCTGAGCTGTTTGAGAATCAGCCGTACACCGTCACTGTGGACTACTGGAGCTTTGGCACCATGATTTTTGAATGCAGTTGTGGTTTTCGTCCGTTCCTGCACAACCTGCAGCCTGTGCAGTG GGCCAGCAAAGTGAAGAATAAGGGTCCAAAAGACATCATGGCTGTAGAGGACGTGAACGGAGAAGTCAAGTTCTCCACCCACCTCCCTTACCCCAACAACCTCAGCAG GACTCTGTTGGAGCAGATGGAGTCCCTGCTGCAGCTGATGTTAAAGTGGGATCCGTACCGGAGAGGAGGAATCTCCTACGAGGATAACAAGAAACCGATGTGCTTTGAAGTGCTGGAGCAGATTCTGAGTATGAAG GTGGTCCACATCCTGAACATGACCACGGCTCAGGTCCACTCCTTTCAGCTGACTCACGATGAAAGCCTCCACAGTCTGCATAAACGCATCGAGGCCGAGACAAAGATCGAGGTGGTCAAccaggagctgctgcaggagacGGGAGTGTCGCTGGATCCCAGGAAGCCCGCTGCACAGTGTGTCCTCGATGGAGTG agaGGCTGGGACAGCTACATCGTCTACCTGTTTGACAGGAGCATCACCAAGTATTCCGGGCCGTTCAGCGCCAGACAACTGCCCGATAAAGTCAACACTATCG TGCAAGAAGCCAAGACTCAGCTCCCCTTGGTGGCGTTGAAGAAGGTTTGGGGGGAAGCAGTGAGCTACATCTGCGGCCTAAAAGACGACTACAGCAGGCTTTTCCAAGGACAAAGGGCTGCTAT GTTGAGTCTCCTGCGCTACAACACCAACCTGACCAGGTGTAAGAACAGCATGTTCGGCTTCTCTCAGCAGCTCAAGGCCAAGTTGGACTTCTTCAAGAGCAGCATCCAGTACGACCTGGAGAAATACAGCGATCAGATGCACTACGGCATAT cctCTGAGAAGATGCTGAAAGCCTGGCAGGAGAACGAGGAGAGGGCCGCCGCTTTTGCACAG GTGGCAGAGGTGAGCCACCTGGACGACGAGATCATGGCTCTGCACTCTGAGATCGTGGAGCTTCAGAGGAGTCCGTACGCTCGTCGCCAAGGGGACAAGATGGAACAGCT AGAGGAGAAGGCGATCGAGCTTTACAAGCAGCTGAAGATGAAATGCAAAA CACCTGAGACGGATGAGGGCAGTGACAGCTCTGAGATGGTGAAGGCGATCATTCAAACCGTGCAGAACCAGGACAAGGTCCTCAAAGACCTCTACACCCACCTCAG TAAGATCCTGATCAGCAAACAGAAGATCATCGACTTGTTCCCTCGCATCGAGAAAACCCTGGAGAACATCAAAGACGCTGACAACACAGTGATGCAGATGCAGAtcaagaggcagagagagttCTGGCATTTACTCAAGATCGCCTGC GCTCAAAACTCGTCAAGGAGCTCGATAGCAGCGAGTCCCGAGTCGTCCAACCTGCTGCAGGTCTCTCAGTGGTCGCAGTCGGCACAACCAGTCAGCTCCCCTCATCCGCTCACATCCCTACCTGGGCCAAACGACAG TGACGCTGCACCGCGTCTGCTGCAGGAGAACCAGAAGTACCTCAGTCAGCTGACCAGCCTGATGCAGGACGCGGCCGACGACCAGACCAAGAGCATAGTG GACCAAGACTGGAGCTGGACGAAATACGAAACTTTATcgacaaaattaaaaaagagaaacgcGTAA